From a single Natronorubrum tibetense GA33 genomic region:
- a CDS encoding Lrp/AsnC family transcriptional regulator: MVTAFIMVKANTGEADRLRDSIESIDGVQSAHIVAGDVDIIAKASVETPAAVKEIAATQIQGIDGIEDTQTYIAMD; this comes from the coding sequence ATGGTAACCGCATTCATCATGGTCAAAGCGAACACGGGCGAGGCGGATCGGCTCCGAGACAGTATCGAATCGATCGACGGCGTCCAGTCGGCACACATCGTCGCCGGCGACGTCGACATCATTGCGAAAGCCAGCGTCGAGACGCCCGCAGCGGTCAAGGAAATCGCTGCGACCCAGATTCAGGGCATCGACGGCATCGAGGACACACAGACGTACATCGCGATGGACTAG